Proteins encoded by one window of Fibrobacter sp. UWR2:
- the glgC gene encoding glucose-1-phosphate adenylyltransferase: protein MSWSYSREHQKNILCMIMAGGQGSRLQPLTRDRAKPAVHFGGTYRIIDFVLNNFINSGIFKIKVLTQFKSDSLNKHISAAWNLNASLDQYVDLVPAQMRTGDDWYKGTADAIFQNINLITDERPDLVAIFGGDHIYKMDINQMIDFHLSRAALLTIAAIPVPVSEAREFGIIEVDADNRMIGFEEKPKNPKEMPGNPGYCLASMGNYIFTSKFLVRELMKGAASGATDFGKHIIPSLYKDYPVYVYDFNTNIVRGEQASTKGYWRDVGTLDAFFEANMDLCSENPPFDLYNNYWPIRTFNWNQPPARFFAGDGSAHQGAAIDSIVSSGCIIGGGTVVKSILSPGVSIQKDALVEESILFPNVTIGPGAKVRRAIIEKGLHIPAGFQIGYDLERDKKLFHVTESGIVVLAKDTIIKA, encoded by the coding sequence ATGAGTTGGTCTTATTCTAGGGAACACCAGAAGAACATCCTTTGCATGATCATGGCCGGCGGCCAGGGAAGCCGCCTGCAGCCCCTCACCCGCGACCGCGCCAAGCCTGCCGTCCATTTTGGCGGAACCTACCGCATTATCGACTTCGTTTTGAACAATTTCATCAATTCCGGCATCTTCAAGATCAAGGTTTTGACGCAGTTCAAGAGCGACTCGCTGAACAAGCATATCTCGGCCGCATGGAACCTGAACGCAAGCCTCGACCAGTACGTGGACCTCGTACCTGCCCAGATGCGCACTGGCGATGACTGGTACAAGGGTACGGCAGACGCCATTTTCCAAAACATCAACCTGATTACGGACGAGCGCCCCGACCTGGTGGCGATTTTTGGCGGCGACCACATTTACAAGATGGACATCAACCAGATGATTGATTTCCACCTCTCCCGCGCAGCTCTGCTTACGATTGCCGCCATCCCGGTGCCCGTCTCTGAAGCACGCGAATTCGGCATTATCGAAGTGGATGCCGACAACCGCATGATCGGTTTCGAGGAAAAACCCAAGAACCCGAAGGAAATGCCCGGCAACCCCGGCTACTGCCTTGCGAGCATGGGCAACTACATCTTTACGAGCAAGTTCCTGGTGCGCGAACTCATGAAGGGAGCCGCAAGCGGCGCGACTGACTTCGGCAAGCACATCATCCCGAGCCTGTACAAGGACTACCCCGTTTACGTGTACGACTTCAACACGAACATCGTGCGCGGCGAGCAGGCCAGCACCAAGGGCTACTGGCGCGACGTGGGAACGCTCGACGCCTTCTTCGAGGCGAACATGGACCTGTGTTCCGAAAACCCGCCGTTCGATTTGTATAACAACTACTGGCCTATCCGCACATTCAACTGGAACCAACCGCCTGCACGATTCTTCGCGGGCGACGGCAGCGCCCACCAGGGTGCCGCCATAGATTCCATCGTGTCGTCGGGCTGCATTATCGGTGGCGGCACCGTGGTCAAGAGCATCCTCTCCCCCGGCGTGTCCATCCAGAAGGATGCTCTTGTCGAAGAATCGATACTGTTCCCGAACGTGACGATTGGCCCGGGCGCCAAGGTCCGCAGGGCAATTATTGAGAAGGGCTTGCACATCCCGGCCGGCTTCCAGATTGGCTACGACCTGGAACGCGACAAGAAGCTCTTCCACGTGACAGAATCCGGCATCGTCGTCCTCGCCAAGGATACGATCATTAAGGCTTAA
- a CDS encoding phosphoenolpyruvate carboxykinase (GTP) produces the protein MSLTLNDIKHPKISTWVNEMIAMCEPDNVVVVDGSKEEYDALMQKCVKAGLATKLAKKENCYLFRSLPSDVARVESRTFISSVKEEDAGPTNHWIDPSELKQTMRKLYKGCMHGRTMYVIPFCMGPLGSPISKNGIEVTDSEYVVLNMDIMTRAGKKVLDIFNADVNAEFVPCLHSVGKPLRECESDNGIWPCADVEYKYITQFPEERLIWSYGSGYGGNALLGKKCFALRIATVLARDEGWLAEHMLILKLTNPKGEVKYVTGAFPSACGKTNLAMLIPTIPGWKVETIGDDIAWMKFGKDGRLYAINPEAGFFGVAPGTSAESNKNALISAEKNTIYTNCALTEDGDIWWEGIGYPAKGKLVDWKGKTRDALPKDKAPKGEEMAHPNARFTAPAHQCPCIAKEWEDPAGVPISAILFGGRRPSTIPLVHQSLSWNHGVFLGSIVGSEITAASTIDASQVGKIRRDPFAILPFCGYNMGDYFKHWIEIGKKSTEDKLPKIFYVNWFRKDANNEKLPGGFMWPGYGDNSRVLAWIFDRCNGVDNAVETPIGYMPKEGAINTDGLADYYKETLPQITKVDVEGWKKELADVKENHYPKFGKHLPKELSEIIDMIQDRLNKA, from the coding sequence ATGAGTCTTACCCTTAACGATATCAAGCACCCGAAGATCAGTACTTGGGTGAATGAAATGATTGCCATGTGCGAACCGGACAACGTCGTTGTCGTTGACGGCTCCAAGGAAGAATACGATGCCCTCATGCAGAAGTGCGTCAAGGCCGGCCTCGCCACGAAGCTCGCCAAGAAGGAAAACTGCTACCTGTTCCGTTCTCTCCCGTCTGACGTGGCCCGCGTCGAATCCCGAACCTTCATTTCCTCTGTGAAGGAAGAAGATGCAGGTCCGACCAACCACTGGATCGACCCGTCTGAACTCAAGCAGACGATGCGTAAGCTCTATAAGGGTTGTATGCACGGCCGTACCATGTACGTGATTCCGTTCTGCATGGGCCCGCTCGGCTCCCCGATTTCCAAGAACGGTATCGAAGTCACGGACTCCGAATACGTTGTTCTCAACATGGACATCATGACTCGCGCCGGTAAGAAGGTTCTCGACATCTTCAATGCAGACGTGAACGCTGAATTCGTTCCGTGCCTCCACTCCGTTGGTAAGCCGCTCCGCGAATGCGAAAGCGACAACGGCATCTGGCCCTGCGCTGACGTTGAATACAAGTACATCACTCAGTTCCCCGAAGAACGCCTCATTTGGTCCTACGGTTCGGGCTACGGTGGAAACGCTCTTCTCGGTAAGAAGTGCTTCGCTCTCCGTATCGCTACCGTTCTCGCTCGCGACGAAGGCTGGCTCGCTGAACACATGCTCATCCTCAAGCTCACGAACCCGAAGGGCGAAGTCAAGTACGTGACTGGCGCCTTCCCGTCTGCTTGCGGTAAGACGAACCTCGCCATGCTCATCCCGACTATCCCGGGCTGGAAGGTCGAAACCATCGGTGACGACATTGCATGGATGAAGTTTGGTAAGGATGGCCGTCTCTACGCTATCAACCCGGAAGCCGGTTTCTTCGGCGTTGCCCCGGGTACTTCTGCAGAATCCAACAAGAACGCTCTTATCTCTGCAGAAAAGAACACCATTTACACCAACTGCGCCCTCACTGAAGACGGCGACATCTGGTGGGAAGGCATCGGCTACCCGGCTAAGGGCAAGCTCGTCGACTGGAAGGGCAAGACCCGTGACGCTCTCCCGAAGGACAAGGCTCCCAAGGGCGAAGAAATGGCTCACCCGAACGCTCGCTTCACCGCTCCGGCTCATCAGTGCCCCTGCATTGCTAAGGAATGGGAAGATCCTGCTGGCGTGCCTATCTCTGCAATCCTCTTCGGTGGCCGTCGTCCGTCCACCATTCCTCTGGTTCACCAGTCCCTCAGCTGGAACCACGGCGTGTTCCTCGGCTCCATCGTGGGTTCCGAAATCACGGCTGCCTCTACGATTGACGCCTCTCAGGTCGGTAAGATCCGTCGCGACCCGTTCGCCATCCTCCCGTTCTGCGGCTACAACATGGGTGACTACTTCAAGCACTGGATCGAAATCGGCAAGAAGTCCACTGAAGACAAGCTTCCGAAGATCTTCTACGTGAACTGGTTCCGCAAGGATGCCAACAACGAGAAGCTCCCGGGTGGCTTCATGTGGCCGGGTTACGGCGACAACAGCCGCGTGCTCGCTTGGATCTTCGACCGCTGCAACGGTGTTGACAACGCTGTCGAAACTCCGATCGGTTACATGCCGAAGGAAGGCGCCATCAATACTGATGGTCTCGCTGACTACTATAAGGAAACTCTCCCGCAGATCACGAAGGTTGACGTGGAAGGCTGGAAGAAGGAACTCGCTGACGTTAAGGAAAATCACTATCCGAAGTTCGGCAAGCACCTCCCGAAGGAACTCTCCGAAATCATCGACATGATCCAGGATCGCCTTAACAAGGCATAA
- the lysS gene encoding lysine--tRNA ligase, with protein MAMQDMNDQVQARLAKLAKFKEMGIEAYPHKFNRTHDSKMLKENKEALMASGEEVAFAGRVVRFNRKGKMCFMHLKDRYGRLQVVCARDEVGEENYEVVKMTDLGDFIGVNGFMFETQTGEYSVHVKKVTMLSKAVRPLPVAKEKVDENGNKVVFNEFADVDTRYRQRYIDMALNDDVKDVFIKRFKILQAIREYLIEKGFIEVETPTLQPIYGGANARPFTTHHNACDMTLYLRVAPELYLKRCIVGGMEKVFEFSKNFRNEGMDRTHSPEFTGLEFYEAYADYNDMMVHFENIYERACIAANGTTKIDYQGKEIDFKAPWPRYSMIEAIEKFGGLKVNEMSDDDIKNKMEELGGHLDGEFSRGRGILELFELTVEDKLIQPTFIKDMPTESTPLCKKHRTIEGLIEQFEPYANGWELGNAYTELNDPIRQRELLEDQVRRGRGGEGETHPMDENFMHAIESGLPPTGGVGFGIDRMVMLLTNQQTIRDVQLFPLMKPETC; from the coding sequence ATGGCAATGCAAGACATGAATGACCAGGTGCAGGCTCGTTTGGCGAAGCTTGCGAAGTTCAAGGAAATGGGCATCGAGGCCTATCCGCACAAGTTCAACCGCACGCACGATTCCAAGATGCTCAAGGAAAACAAGGAAGCCCTGATGGCATCGGGCGAAGAAGTCGCCTTCGCTGGTCGCGTGGTCCGTTTTAACCGCAAGGGAAAGATGTGCTTTATGCACCTGAAGGACCGCTATGGCCGCCTGCAGGTGGTTTGCGCCCGCGACGAGGTGGGCGAGGAAAACTACGAAGTCGTCAAGATGACCGACCTCGGTGACTTTATCGGCGTGAACGGCTTCATGTTCGAGACGCAGACGGGCGAGTACTCCGTGCACGTGAAGAAGGTGACTATGCTCAGTAAGGCCGTGCGCCCGCTTCCGGTCGCGAAGGAAAAGGTGGACGAGAACGGCAACAAGGTCGTGTTCAACGAGTTTGCCGACGTGGATACCCGCTACCGCCAGCGCTACATCGACATGGCCCTGAACGACGACGTGAAGGACGTGTTCATCAAGCGCTTCAAGATTCTGCAGGCTATCCGCGAATACCTCATCGAGAAGGGCTTTATCGAGGTCGAGACCCCGACGCTCCAGCCGATTTACGGTGGCGCGAACGCCCGCCCGTTCACCACGCACCACAACGCCTGCGACATGACGCTCTACCTGCGCGTGGCTCCGGAACTTTACCTGAAGCGCTGCATCGTGGGCGGCATGGAAAAGGTTTTCGAATTCTCCAAGAATTTCCGTAACGAAGGCATGGACCGTACCCACAGCCCGGAATTCACCGGCCTCGAATTCTACGAAGCCTACGCCGACTACAACGACATGATGGTCCACTTCGAGAACATCTACGAACGTGCCTGCATTGCCGCTAACGGCACCACCAAGATTGACTACCAGGGCAAGGAAATCGACTTCAAGGCCCCGTGGCCCCGCTACAGCATGATCGAGGCTATCGAGAAGTTCGGTGGCCTGAAGGTCAATGAAATGAGCGACGACGACATCAAGAACAAGATGGAAGAACTCGGCGGTCACCTCGACGGCGAATTCAGCCGCGGCCGCGGTATCCTCGAACTGTTCGAGCTCACCGTGGAAGACAAGCTCATCCAGCCGACGTTCATCAAGGACATGCCGACCGAAAGTACCCCGCTCTGCAAGAAGCACCGTACCATCGAAGGGCTCATCGAACAGTTCGAGCCGTACGCTAACGGATGGGAACTGGGCAACGCCTATACCGAACTTAACGACCCCATCCGTCAGCGTGAGCTCCTGGAAGACCAGGTGCGCCGCGGCCGCGGTGGTGAAGGCGAAACGCACCCGATGGACGAAAACTTCATGCACGCGATCGAATCCGGCCTGCCGCCTACGGGTGGCGTGGGCTTCGGCATCGACCGCATGGTCATGCTGCTTACGAACCAGCAGACCATCCGCGACGTGCAGCTGTTCCCGCTCATGAAACCGGAGACCTGCTAA
- a CDS encoding FtsX-like permease family protein, with protein MNKLEWLIAWRYLGAQRKSLFVSLIGIFSMLGVSIGVFALVVALAAVNGFEEEVTAQMIGKDAHLEIMSYNGEPIASYDSLTREAKSRDSNIVASSPFIIYKVGISSKKVNDGIVIYGIDAESAKGVTDIYKYIKWGEYSVDSLEDLTGKVRPGIILGSGLANRLRVVVGDKLVLQLFQSPDEALGSGPKMMMCVVSGIFETGTYEYDGNLAYIGLKEMQKLLGIGDAVMGIQFRIKDHWKAGDAAYDMSQWLTYPYYSMDWKAKNITLLKWMNYEKFIVAAVICLIILVAAFNIISSLIMVVIDKTKEIGILRSMGFSKAGIMRVFMLMGSFIGVGGTIAGGTVGLVLCKLQEAYHFITLPGDVYVIPYFPISVHLIDVVLIFVIGIALCVLATLLPAWKASRLDPVGAIRHE; from the coding sequence ATGAACAAGCTGGAATGGCTAATCGCCTGGCGTTACCTGGGGGCTCAGCGCAAGAGTCTCTTCGTCTCGCTTATCGGCATCTTCAGTATGCTCGGTGTATCCATCGGCGTGTTCGCGCTGGTGGTCGCGCTTGCTGCGGTCAACGGCTTCGAGGAAGAGGTCACCGCCCAGATGATAGGGAAGGACGCTCACCTCGAAATCATGTCGTACAACGGCGAGCCTATCGCGAGCTACGACAGCCTTACCCGCGAGGCCAAGTCCCGCGATTCGAACATCGTGGCCTCGTCGCCGTTCATCATCTACAAGGTGGGCATCAGCTCCAAGAAGGTGAACGACGGTATTGTAATCTACGGCATCGACGCCGAGAGCGCGAAGGGCGTGACCGACATCTACAAGTACATCAAGTGGGGCGAGTATTCCGTCGATAGCCTGGAAGACCTCACGGGCAAGGTCCGTCCGGGAATCATCCTCGGCTCGGGGCTTGCGAACCGCCTTCGCGTGGTGGTGGGCGACAAGCTCGTGCTGCAACTGTTCCAGAGCCCGGACGAGGCGCTCGGCTCGGGCCCCAAGATGATGATGTGCGTGGTGAGCGGCATCTTCGAGACGGGCACTTACGAGTACGATGGCAACCTGGCCTACATCGGGCTCAAGGAAATGCAGAAGTTGCTCGGTATTGGCGATGCGGTCATGGGCATCCAGTTCCGCATCAAGGACCACTGGAAGGCGGGCGATGCGGCCTACGACATGAGCCAGTGGCTTACGTACCCGTACTACTCGATGGACTGGAAGGCGAAGAACATTACGCTCCTCAAGTGGATGAACTACGAGAAGTTCATCGTGGCGGCGGTCATCTGCCTCATCATCCTCGTGGCTGCGTTCAACATCATCAGTTCCCTCATCATGGTCGTCATCGACAAGACGAAGGAAATCGGCATCCTCCGCAGCATGGGCTTCAGCAAGGCGGGCATCATGCGCGTGTTCATGCTCATGGGTAGCTTTATCGGCGTGGGCGGTACGATTGCCGGCGGTACTGTCGGGCTTGTGCTCTGCAAGCTGCAGGAGGCCTACCACTTCATCACGCTTCCGGGCGATGTCTACGTGATTCCGTACTTCCCGATTTCTGTGCACCTGATCGATGTCGTTCTTATTTTCGTTATTGGCATTGCGCTTTGCGTGCTGGCGACGCTGTTGCCGGCCTGGAAGGCGAGCAGGCTTGACCCTGTAGGAGCGATTAGGCATGAGTAG
- a CDS encoding ABC transporter ATP-binding protein, with protein sequence MSSLLQTVDLRRVFSETGEQLEILKGVNFSMEEGELVALTGSSGSGKSTFLNLVGMLDTPTSGEILFKGKALSKFNSDERDAYHRFKVGFVFQFHHLLSEFTAIENVCVPGRIAGKSEKECRERAEMLLETVGLKDRLKHLPRELSGGERQRIAIARALMNHPDLVLADEPSGNLDEANSARLNELFGELNEKFNQAFLIVTHDEKLASFAKRRVVMHNGLIQDIG encoded by the coding sequence ATGAGTAGTTTATTGCAGACAGTCGACCTCCGTCGCGTGTTCTCCGAGACGGGCGAACAGCTCGAGATTTTGAAGGGTGTGAACTTCTCGATGGAAGAGGGCGAACTCGTTGCCCTCACCGGGTCTTCGGGCTCGGGCAAGTCGACGTTCCTGAACCTCGTGGGCATGCTCGACACGCCGACCTCGGGCGAGATTCTTTTCAAGGGCAAGGCGCTCTCGAAGTTCAATAGCGACGAGCGCGATGCGTACCACCGCTTCAAGGTGGGTTTCGTGTTCCAGTTCCACCACTTGCTCAGCGAGTTTACCGCCATCGAGAACGTGTGCGTTCCGGGCCGTATTGCGGGCAAGTCCGAGAAGGAATGCCGCGAACGTGCGGAGATGCTGTTGGAAACGGTGGGCCTCAAGGATCGCCTCAAGCACTTGCCGCGTGAACTCAGTGGCGGTGAACGCCAGCGCATTGCGATTGCGCGTGCGCTCATGAACCACCCGGACTTGGTGCTTGCCGACGAACCGAGCGGCAACCTTGACGAGGCGAATTCGGCGCGACTGAATGAACTCTTCGGCGAATTGAACGAAAAGTTTAACCAGGCTTTCCTGATTGTCACGCACGACGAAAAATTGGCTAGTTTTGCAAAACGCCGCGTGGTAATGCACAACGGCTTGATTCAGGATATCGGATAG
- a CDS encoding ATP-dependent Clp protease ATP-binding subunit, translated as MADNNGIFSAKAKAVLQAARMAARNLGSDCVSTEHLLLGLVREDSGFAIETLKALKINIVDLSEDIQRSLSSNGGLMTIGGNPRDGLLQFTVRAKAVLFNAAKIAKEEGDQYIGPEHLMLAILQQVDSPAVGILSTYNITYENFEQMLDQLKHNSDENMPQDVPEDPQRPAQGQREMRSGSKSKTPILDHFGRDLTAMARAGKLDPIIGRESEIERLIQILCRRKKNNPALIGEPGVGKTAIIEGLAQKIVQKKIPDLLVNKRVVTLDVAAMVAGTKYRGQFEERMKGLIMELQRVSNSVILFIDELHTIVGAGGAEGSLDASNIFKPALARGELQCIGATTIDEYRKYIEKDAALERRFQTILVNPPNSEDSIQILEGLRPKYEQHHKVHYTPDAIRAAVTLAERYISERFLPDKAIDVLDETGARVKLNSIKVPQDLLDMEAELPDVLQKKQDAVANQDYENAAKYRAREEELQTAIAERKKQLQGEGETIPVVDESDIRDCISKMTGIPVSRLGGEETQKLLHLGEEIKQRVIGQDQAVDAIVKSIRRTRAGIRSSKRPMGSFLFLGPTGVGKTELAKVLSLTLFGSEDSMIRIDMSEYMEKHSVSRLIGAPPGYVGFEEGGGQLTEKVRKHPYSVVLLDEIEKAHPDIYNILLQILDDGILTDSYGRKINFKNTIIIMTSNAGAREVRHSGGMGFTKEGETDDYERMENAIREEVKRVFSPEFLNRIDEQIVFRALSKKDLVSVVDIQMGFLQKNISDRGILLEISQEAKEFIVNNNYDSTLGARPIRRSIQNLVEDAIAEGLLLGTLTDFSTISIGVENGKLSFKCEKIQS; from the coding sequence ATGGCTGACAACAACGGTATTTTCTCTGCAAAGGCGAAGGCCGTACTTCAGGCGGCCCGCATGGCGGCCCGCAATCTCGGCAGCGACTGCGTCTCTACGGAGCACCTGCTCCTGGGGCTTGTCCGCGAGGATTCCGGTTTTGCCATCGAAACTCTCAAGGCTCTTAAGATAAACATTGTTGACCTGAGCGAAGATATCCAGCGCTCGCTGTCTTCGAACGGCGGGCTCATGACCATCGGCGGTAACCCGCGCGACGGTCTGTTGCAGTTTACGGTCCGCGCGAAGGCGGTGCTTTTCAATGCCGCAAAGATTGCGAAGGAAGAAGGCGACCAGTACATTGGCCCCGAACACTTGATGCTTGCAATTCTGCAGCAGGTCGATTCCCCGGCGGTCGGAATTCTCTCTACGTACAACATCACGTACGAGAACTTCGAGCAGATGCTTGACCAACTCAAGCATAACAGCGACGAGAACATGCCGCAGGACGTTCCGGAAGACCCGCAGCGCCCTGCTCAGGGCCAGCGCGAAATGCGCAGCGGCTCCAAGTCCAAGACCCCGATTCTCGACCATTTCGGTCGCGACCTCACCGCGATGGCGCGTGCGGGCAAGCTCGACCCGATTATCGGGCGCGAATCCGAAATCGAACGCCTTATCCAAATCCTCTGCCGCCGCAAGAAGAACAACCCAGCGCTTATCGGCGAACCCGGCGTGGGCAAGACGGCCATCATTGAGGGCCTCGCGCAGAAGATTGTGCAGAAGAAGATTCCCGACCTGCTCGTGAACAAGCGCGTCGTGACGCTCGACGTGGCGGCGATGGTCGCCGGTACCAAGTACCGCGGCCAGTTCGAGGAACGCATGAAGGGCCTCATTATGGAACTCCAGCGCGTGAGCAATTCCGTGATCCTCTTCATCGATGAACTCCATACCATCGTGGGAGCGGGCGGTGCCGAAGGCAGCCTCGATGCGAGCAACATTTTCAAGCCTGCCCTTGCGCGTGGCGAACTGCAGTGCATCGGTGCGACGACGATTGACGAATACCGCAAGTACATCGAGAAGGATGCTGCTCTCGAACGCCGCTTCCAGACGATTCTCGTGAACCCGCCCAACTCGGAAGATTCTATCCAGATTCTCGAGGGGCTGCGCCCGAAGTACGAGCAGCACCACAAGGTGCACTACACGCCCGATGCCATCCGTGCCGCGGTGACGCTTGCCGAACGCTATATCAGCGAGCGCTTCTTGCCGGACAAGGCTATCGACGTGCTCGACGAGACGGGCGCCCGCGTGAAGCTCAATTCCATCAAGGTCCCGCAGGACCTGCTCGACATGGAAGCGGAACTGCCCGACGTGCTCCAGAAGAAGCAGGACGCCGTCGCGAACCAGGATTACGAGAATGCGGCCAAGTACCGCGCCCGCGAGGAAGAACTCCAGACCGCCATTGCCGAACGCAAAAAACAGTTGCAGGGCGAAGGCGAAACGATTCCGGTTGTGGACGAAAGCGACATTCGCGACTGCATCAGCAAGATGACGGGCATCCCCGTGAGCCGCCTCGGCGGCGAGGAGACGCAGAAGCTCCTGCACCTCGGCGAGGAAATCAAGCAGCGCGTCATTGGTCAGGACCAGGCCGTTGATGCGATTGTCAAGTCCATCCGCCGTACGCGTGCGGGCATCCGCAGCAGCAAGCGCCCGATGGGCAGCTTCCTCTTCCTCGGGCCTACCGGCGTGGGTAAGACCGAACTTGCGAAGGTCCTGAGCCTTACGCTCTTCGGAAGTGAAGATTCCATGATCCGCATCGACATGAGCGAATACATGGAAAAGCACAGCGTTTCCCGCCTTATCGGCGCTCCTCCGGGATACGTCGGCTTCGAGGAAGGTGGTGGACAGCTTACCGAGAAGGTGCGTAAGCATCCGTATTCCGTGGTGCTCCTCGACGAAATCGAGAAGGCTCATCCGGACATCTACAACATCTTGCTCCAGATTCTCGACGACGGCATCCTTACCGACAGTTACGGCCGCAAGATCAACTTCAAGAACACCATCATCATCATGACGAGTAACGCCGGTGCCCGCGAAGTGCGCCACAGTGGCGGCATGGGATTCACCAAGGAAGGGGAGACCGACGACTACGAGCGCATGGAAAACGCCATCCGCGAAGAAGTCAAGCGCGTGTTCTCTCCGGAATTCCTGAACCGCATCGACGAGCAGATTGTGTTCCGTGCCTTGAGCAAGAAGGACCTCGTTTCCGTCGTGGATATCCAGATGGGGTTCCTCCAGAAGAACATCTCCGATCGCGGAATCCTGCTGGAAATCAGCCAGGAGGCGAAGGAATTTATCGTGAACAACAATTACGATTCCACCCTGGGGGCGCGACCCATCCGCCGTTCCATCCAGAACCTCGTGGAAGACGCGATTGCCGAAGGGCTCCTGCTTGGCACCCTTACGGATTTCTCCACGATAAGCATCGGCGTCGAAAACGGCAAACTCAGTTTCAAGTGCGAAAAGATACAAAGTTAG
- a CDS encoding nucleoside monophosphate kinase, with the protein MAKIPAVLIFGAPGSGKGTVGAKLAATTSLKHISTGDIFRGIAPSSESGKLLASYSSKGLLVPDEATVEIFGRFIEGLVNTNKVNPDKDTLLLDGIPRTVAQVSLIESVVDVKHIFVLDIKDEKTIVARLLNRAKIEGRKDDADEAVIKNRLKVYKESTAKVLGKYSKSIISRINGDNTPDEVFCDTLAAYVKFCKSACKCSKKAPAKKCCKKK; encoded by the coding sequence ATGGCTAAAATTCCTGCAGTTCTTATCTTCGGCGCACCGGGTTCCGGCAAGGGTACCGTCGGCGCGAAGCTCGCTGCTACCACTTCTCTCAAGCACATTTCCACGGGCGACATCTTCCGTGGCATTGCTCCTTCCAGCGAATCTGGCAAGCTCCTCGCTTCTTACTCCAGCAAGGGCCTGCTCGTTCCGGACGAAGCCACTGTCGAAATTTTCGGCCGCTTCATCGAAGGCCTCGTGAACACGAACAAGGTCAACCCGGATAAGGATACCCTCCTCCTCGACGGTATTCCTCGCACGGTTGCCCAGGTGAGTCTCATCGAATCCGTTGTCGACGTGAAGCACATCTTCGTGCTCGACATCAAGGACGAGAAGACCATCGTTGCCCGCCTCCTGAACCGCGCCAAGATCGAAGGCCGCAAGGACGACGCCGACGAAGCCGTTATCAAGAACCGCCTCAAGGTGTACAAGGAATCCACCGCCAAGGTGCTCGGCAAGTACAGCAAGTCCATCATCAGCCGCATCAACGGCGACAACACCCCGGACGAAGTGTTCTGCGACACCCTCGCTGCCTACGTGAAGTTCTGCAAGTCCGCTTGCAAGTGCTCCAAGAAGGCTCCGGCCAAGAAGTGCTGCAAGAAGAAGTAA
- a CDS encoding BrnA antitoxin family protein codes for MKKEYDFPKMKAVKNPYAKFLKKQITIRLNSSTIEYFKNMAKKVGIPYQVLIDSYLTDCAKTGRKLNLRWV; via the coding sequence ATGAAAAAGGAATACGACTTTCCCAAAATGAAGGCGGTAAAGAATCCTTACGCCAAATTTCTCAAGAAACAGATTACGATAAGGCTGAATTCCAGCACTATTGAGTATTTCAAAAATATGGCGAAGAAAGTCGGGATTCCTTACCAGGTCCTGATTGATTCGTACCTAACAGACTGTGCTAAAACAGGCCGAAAACTAAATCTACGCTGGGTATAA
- a CDS encoding BrnT family toxin yields MQIEFVWDQKKNETNRKKHGVSFEEAKTCFKDEYAKVFFDVEHSSKEDRSILIGLSGILRVLVVVFTERQGIDDEHIVNRIISARKATKKENQYYWNERKGICS; encoded by the coding sequence ATGCAAATAGAATTCGTTTGGGACCAAAAAAAGAATGAAACAAATCGAAAGAAACATGGTGTTTCGTTTGAAGAGGCCAAAACGTGCTTCAAGGATGAATATGCCAAGGTATTTTTTGATGTGGAACATTCCTCAAAAGAGGACCGGTCAATTCTTATCGGGTTATCGGGAATCTTAAGAGTCCTTGTTGTTGTTTTTACGGAAAGGCAAGGAATAGACGACGAACATATCGTGAATCGTATTATCAGTGCCCGGAAAGCAACAAAAAAGGAAAATCAGTACTACTGGAACGAAAGAAAAGGAATCTGCTCATGA